The Flammeovirga pectinis genomic interval AAGAAACTTCATCAACCTCTAAATGTAATGGGCCACCTCCTTCAGAAAGACCTGAAGCTACTTTAAATTCTACATCATACATACCTGTTTGTGTAGCATTAATAGTGTATTCTAACCATTCATTTTTATCAATCCATCCTACTGATAATCCTTCAGATTGAGAGACAGAAACATCAACATATTCGTCTGTTCTGGCATCTCCTTCATTATATGGAGAAACATCGTAATAAGCTACATTTTGCCCACCTTGATCGTACTGACCAGAAAATAAAGTACCAGGAATAGATGCAGGAGAAGCTGCATAAGGATCTTGTGGAATACCTAACCCTACTTGTACCGATGCATATTTAGATTGTTTGTATTCATTTCCAATATATGCTCTTACATTATAGTTGTAGACGTAATCTTGAACATTTGGAAGAGTGATAGAATAAGGAGATGAAGTTGTTGTTCCTAATAATGTTTCCCCATCATAGAATTCAACTTTATCTGGTGTACCTCTTTCTACAGTTGCATTTAATGTGATGTTTGCATCCGTTGGAAACTTTTGACCATTAAAAGGGTTTGTGATGGTAACATCTAAAGGAACATCTTTACTAGTAGCTGTAGACCTTGCAGGTACTTCTAATAATGTTCCATCAGAATAGGTAACCATTATTGTTTGGTTTGAATAGTTATGAGCAACATACGTTTTGTCGCCATTTTTATCAAATACACTTGCAATAGGATGATTAGCCGTGATACTTACATCAACTTGACCTAGAGCAACCATATTGTGTAACCAATAGTAAGTATGAGCTTTAGATTCACCAAATTCAATTGAATAATCTTGATATCCTTCAAAATAATCTAATGCTTTTTCTGGGTCAACAAAAGAAAGGTACATCCAATAGATATCGTACCAAATATTAGGGTTTTGCTCTCTATTTAAAATGCCTGTGTTGGCAGTAATATCATCCCATAATGTTTGTACAAGTTCAGGTCTGTAACCTAAGTATAAAGATCCACCATGGATAGGTAAAAAATTGATTCCCCACATAGGACCAATATCAAGAGTCCAGAAAGTTTCGGCATCATAACCAGCTCCCCAAATTCTAGAAACAGCTTCGTAACCTAATTCCGGTTGGAAAGTTCTGTCGTTTACATCCCACCAGTATTCTTCGATAGCAGAAAGTTCTGTGGTGTAAAGGTAGATTCCTAAATCACGAATTTCTTTGTTACCTGTAACTTCACCCCAATGGATAAGAGCAGAGTGAAATTGCATACTTTCTGAACTAGATTCTTGATCATTACCATTCGGATCTGTACTAGAACCATTTGCCCAACAGTGCCCTGCATATGGACTAAAGTTTCTTAGGTAAGGGAACATTTCATCGTTATGATCATACGCAGAAGCATCTCTCACTAAAAGATTGACCATCTCACCCCATTGGTCTGCCCAACCTGGTTCATATTGCTCAATCATTGCTGCCATGTGTATAAAGTAACCCCAATGAAAATGGTGATCATTTAAATTATAATCTTGGCCATGACCGGCAGGGAAGCCCAATAATGCTTTCCAATCTTCATCATAATACATGATAAAATCAGTCTCATCGCTTTCTGCAGATAACCAATCTTCTATTCTTTCTTTTACTGTAGTAACTAATTTTTCTTTTGCAGTTTCGTTTCCTAATTGATCGGCAATGTGTGCTAATTGTGCTAAACGATTCATCTTTTTGCCATCGTTGTAAGAGTCAGTCCATGTAGCCAAAGAACCACCACTTACATCGTCAACTATTTTATAGAGTTCTGATTGAGAGTAAGAATTACTGTATTTCCCTAAGTTAGGTAACGTTGGAAGTATACCTTGGAATTTATGATCTATTGTATAAGTATTTGCTACCATAGATTTAATTTCTCCTCTTACAGATGGATAAGAATATGAATGCAATACAGGTGCTCCAGTTGGTAAATTACCCCATTGGTGCGGAAGTAAGCCCATTAAAAATTGGTTGTTTAAACCTTCTTTTACATCCACTTCAATATTAAAGTTTGTGGTCATAGTAGCAGTAGCATCATTGTATTGCCAATCTACTGTTGTGTTTTTTGGGAATACATAAGCATATTGTTTTAGCTCATTTACAGCAGTTTGGATATCAACCCCTTCTGGTAGATGTGCAATACTCCAATAGGTTTTACCATTTAAATTTGAAGTATATGAATTACCTACTTTCGTCCAAGTAGTACCATCAGGTCCATAAACTGCATAATCTGCTCCGTTATAATTGTCTTCAATAATTAAGATATTTCCTTGAATAGTAACAGGAGAGGGGAAATTTAGTTTAACTGAAGCGACTTCAGATGGAGATTTTTCGAAGTACGTAAAAGGCATTGCCATACCAATTGTTGCCTTAAAATTATGATTTCCTTCAAACCAAGCAGCAGTAACTGTCCAATCAGAGAAATTATCTACCAAAGATTCTGAAGTACCAAGTCCTTCAACACCTACAACAATAGGAGCAACCTCAGACATTGGTTGTTTGTTATTTCGTTCACTCGAAATAGGAATTGTGTACTCAATAGCCAAACCATCTGGCTTAGAACGGTAAGATAATGGATAAGCATAAAAGCCCCATCCATGAGAAGAACTATTGTAAGTAGTCCAAAGTAAGGTAGACCACCAATCATTAGTAGGAATCGGAACTCCATCTAAGTTACTAGAAACTTTGGGAGTAGCTTTTGTGCCAAAGCCTAAACCTCTAGGTTGTTCTCTTCGTCCTTGCACAGCAGGACCCGGAAATGTTGTAGTGTAACTACCCTGACCTACAGGTGTAATTTGTGCATGTGTGTCAAAATAGAATAAAGAGCTTATAATAAAGCTCCACAGTAGTAATCTAGTTTTCATACTTTAAGTGTTAAATTTTATAGCGATAGTAGTTTGAGTGTCCTCATAAACTGATATGACAATATTAGGCGTAAATAGGACGTTTTTAAAGAATATCACCACTACTTTACCACACAATAGTACTCTATTTTACCTCACACTATTTCATGAAAAAATATATAAATTGCTGCCTGTGTGTTGTTTAAGTTGTTTATTGGAGTTGAGCCACTACTACACACTTAAATACTTAAAGTGTTCAATGGAAGTATTATTTGGAATTAGTTTTTATAGTAGAAGCTAACTTTAAGTGTTTAAGTAATACACTTAACGATGTTTGATAACTAGGATTGACGTCTTATTAAATAGAAAGAATCTTATCTAACAAATTCTCTTCATGTGAGAGGTTCATTTTCTTTCTTAAACGGTATCTACTTTGCTCCACACTCCTAACCGTAATGTTAAGTGTATTTGCAATTTCTTTACTGGTAAGTTTCATTTTTAGGTACGCACAAATCTGAACATCTCTATGTGTGAGTTCAGCATACTTTGCTTTTAGTTTCTCAAAGAAGTTATCATACACTTGATCAAAGCGTATACTAAACTCATCCCAATCATTTTCAACATCAGTAGCTTCATCAATTTTCTTAATTATTTGCCTAATTTCTCTGTCCTTAGAAGCATTATATTTCTCTTGAAGCTTGTCTTTTATACTTTGTAATCCTTGATTTTTTTGCATAATAGCCATAGTTACGGCAGCAAGTTCCTCATTTTTACTATTTATCTCAGTTTTCAATTTTTCATTTTTCAACTTTACAATTTCCTCTTGCGAACTAGTAACTTCTTTCATGAGCTTATATTCTAACTCATGCATATCATTGGTTTGCTTTAACATTAAATATCTTTTCTCTCTTTTAGCTCTATGTCTTAAAAAAAGAATGGTAAATAAGAAAAATGATATAAAAAGTATCAGGTACAATACATACGCAAATGTTGATCTGTACCACGGAGGAGCTATTTCGAAACTATAGGTTGTTACATTAGATAAAGCATTGTTTACATTTCTACTTTGTACCAAAAAACTATATTTCCCTTCATTTAAAAAGGAGTACGTTTTTGCATTTTTAGTAGACCATTCCGACCAATCTTTTTCAAAGCCTTTTAAATAATATCTGTACTGATTATAGTCAAGGTTTTTATAATAAGGATTTGTAAAATTAAATGTAATTTGATTCTTGTTAAAAGGTATTTCAGTTGTTCTTTTTTCTTTTGAACTCGTTCTTAAATGTTCTATTTTATTACCTACTTGAATGGTAGAAATAAGGGTTTCTAGAGGTAGTGCAGTTTTGTCATAACTATCAATTGATAATACCGCATAACCTTCTTCTAAACCAATAATGAACTCGTTTTTATTTTGCTCTTTTACAAATTCAAAACCTGCCACAAAATTGCCTATAAAGTTATTAAGTACAAGGTTATTATCTTTATTAGAGATAGTAAAGTTTAAATTAGAAAGCATCCATAATCTTTCAGAGTTATCCATCTTTAGGTATTTAATATGGGTAGTATCGGTAGAATTATACCCCTTAATATTATTTGTTATTTCAAACTGATTTTTTTGGTTATTGTATTTACAAATACCATGTAAAGCACCTACGTAAAGTTCGTCTTGCACTTTAAAAACATTATTAAAAATTGAAGAGGGTAAACCATTGGATTTATTATAAAACTCAACGGTAGAAAATGATTTTTGATCTTGAGATAGAATGCACTTATAAACACCTTTATAACCGTGTGACATCCAAATTTCATTATTCTTAAGTTGAATAAATATTCTAGCGGTAACATCTAGCCCCTCTATTATATCAGATACATTATTTTTGTTATCTACTAACCTAAAACCTTTGTATGTACCAATTAAAAGCGAATTTTTATCAGAAAGTAAAACTTGCCCATCCCATACACCTTCTAATGTAAAAATAGGTTGGAAAATATCATTTTTTAAAACTGATAAACCATGGTTGTGTGCCACATAGAGTTGGTCGTTCCAAATAAAAATTTTCCAGACTTGATCTTCTATTCCTTTTACTTTGTTATGTTTTACTCCTTTTTTACTTCTTTTAAATACCCCTTGATTTGTACCGATATAATAATTTGATTTATAAAATTGAGCACTATAAACGGATGGATTGAAGTTAATATTATCAGAGTAATAACTGACTGGAGAAAATAGATCTATCTTAGAAATACCATTATCTAAACCACACCAAAGTTCGTTGTCTCTGTCTTGATACATAGCAAGTACAGTGTTATTTGCTAATCCATTTTCTTTGTTATAATGTGATACAATTTTTCCATTTTCATTAATAATAAAGACTCCATTTTTAACAGACCCAATGGCATAATGCTTAACATTTCCAGATGTAGATAAAGGAATAACGGAATAGATACCCGCTTTTTGGATTACCTGTAATGTTTTATTATGCCATTCTTTAATTTCTTTATGGTTGTAAAGGTAAATTCCTTTATCTCTTGAAAATAGTAGGAAATGCTCATCACTGTTTACTTGAATACTACGGATAGGAACATCAAAATTAAACTCTTTTAATAGGTGGTCTTCTGATGAAATAAGTAAATGCTTAACCCTAAATAAGTACTCTCCTTCATGATGAGGAATTTTTGTGAGTACATTGCCTTTGTATTGATAGTCATTTTGTTGAGAATGAAAAACCACACCTCCATCTTTATCTTCTACAATATTCCAAACATCTTCAAAATCAATTTTATGTAGTTGATCAGATAACGAGTGATAAATAAGCGTGTTGTCTCCTTTTAAAGAGAAGTAACCAATTTCACCTTGCCCACCAACGTATATTGTATCATTTTTAAAAAGAATAGAACGAACAATACTTTTATTAGGAAGGGGATAAATAGTCCAATTTTCACCATCAAACTGAAGTAAACCATCGTTATTACCAAAATAAATAATTCCTTTATTGTCCTGAACAATTGCCCAACTTTGAGGAAGTGCTTTGTATTCATTCTTTTGGAAATTTCTAATTTTTGGTAGTTTAGAAAGTTGTTGACCAAATAGAATTCCACAGTATATAGTTAAAAAAATAGATAGTAGAGTTGCTTTCATAGATAGTTGATTCCTTAGAGGAAATGTATTGAAAGTATAATATATTGTATGTAATCGAGAATTACAATTAATATTCATCACCTATTTTATGACTTCTGATTTTTAATATGAAAAGTAGTGTACTTATGATCTGAAATATTAAATCGAAATTTCCTTATGTTAATGCTATACAAGCTCTAACAATATTTAACAAAAGACAATACGTTTGAAATAATGATGACATTTTATTGATTTTATTTAATTTTGGCCATTATCACATATTATCCATAAAATAGAATGCAAAATATACCAAGTGTGGACTTGTCTGATTTTTTATCAGATGACCCAATCCGAAAGCAAAAGTTTGTAAAAGAAATTGGTACCGCTTATGAAGATATTGGCTTTGTATCTTTAAAAGGACATTTCTTAAATGAAGTTCTTACAAATGAACTTTACTCTGAAATAAAGAACTTTTTTGAACTTCCTGTAGCAACAAAATCAAAATATGAGATTGAAGGAATTGGAGGACAAAGAGGGTATGTGTCTTTTGGTAAAGAGACTGCAAAGGGTTTTAAAAAGGGCGATTTAAAAGAATTTTGGCACTTTGGTCAATATGTTGATAATAACCCAAAATTAGAAGAACAGTATCCAGACAATGTTCTTGTAGATGAGTTACCTAAATTTAATGAAGTTGGTAAAGAGGCTTATCAGGCATTAGAAAAAACGGGGGTACATGTATTAAGGGCTTTGGCATTATTCTTAGATCTTGAAGAGCAATATTTTGATAATTTCATCAAAAATGGTAATTCAATTTTAAGACCGATTCATTACCCACCAATACAATCCGAACCTAAAGATGCTGTAAGAGCAGCCGCACATGGTGATATTAATTTAATTACTTTATTAATGGGTGCGGAAGGCAAAGGTTTACAAGTTCAAAACCATGATGGTGAATGGATAGATGCAATTGCAGGAGAAGGTGAATTGGTTATTAATGTTGGAGATATGCTTTCTAGACATTCTAATAATAGGTTGAAATCGACAATTCACAGAGTTGTAAACCCTCCAAAAGAATTATGGGGAACTTCTAGGTATTCTATTCCATTTTTTATGCACCCAATTAGTGAAATGCCACTAAATACTTTAGAAAATTGTGTTACAGATGCTCAACCAAAATTGTATGAAGATACAACAGCTGGAGAATTTCTTACAGAAAGACTTATTGAGTTAGGGCTAATCAAAAAATAGATAATTGCTCTTGTTTAGCAATAATGAAAATGAGTATTCGATTAAAATTGAATACTCATTTTTTTGCTAAAAATCTCATAAAACAAAAAAGTACACTCTTTATTTAAGGGTGTACTTTTTTGTTATGATATCTTATAAATTATAAGATTAAACTGATCAAGTTGATAAGGAAATATTACTTGATTTCGATTATCACTTTATCAATTTTACCTGTAAACGTAGTTTCTTCAGGTCCATATCCAATACCTTCTGCTACTGGTGTTTGATTATCTAAACCAACATCAGCAGTTTCATCAGCAGAGAACATATTAGGTTGCGTTTTTTCTATTCTACCTTTTCCTTTAGATCCATCAGAAACTTCGATAGTAGCGTCTCCGCCTTTACCGTTTCCTCCACCATCATAGTTAAAAGCAAAACTCACTTTATGTTTACCAGGAGCTAGTTTAGCATCTGTAGTGATTACATATCTTTCTAGACCTAAGAAATTATAAGTAAACTCAGGTACATCATTTTTCATGTATAAACTCCATCCACCAAAACGGCCGCCTTGTGTTAAAATAACACCGTTAGCACCACCTTCTGGAACAAATATTTCTGCGTCGATTGTGAAAGAACGGTTCTTAATATTGATGAAAGTATTTTCCATCATTCCTTCCATACCTTCATAAAGTTTTAACGAAGTTCTTCCACCCATAATATCAGGACGGCCAGCAATTGCAGGGTTAGTTCTTTCTACAACACGATCGTCAATAGGAAGTACATGGTATCTTTCTGCTTCAGCCATAAAAAGACCTTTCATTTCTTCTAATTTTTCTGGGTACTTGGCTGCTAAGTTTTTAGTTAAACTGAAATCATCGCGAACGTTGTATAAATCCCATTTATCTTCTTCAAGAGGACTGAAGTCCGTCATTTCCCAAGGAGCTCTGTGGATAGTTCTTGCAAACCAACCATTGTAATAAAGTGCACGGTTACCAAAGAGTTCGAAATATTGAATTACATGTCTTTCTGGAGCATTAGCATCATCAAAAGAATACACAAAACTTGTTCCTTCGATTGGCGTTTGAGGTACACCGTTTACAACCTTAGGTTCTGGTAATCCTGCTACTTCTAAAATAGTTGGAGCAATATCAATTGCATGTGTAAACTGACCTCTAATACCATCGCCTTGTTTAACTTGGTCTGGGTAATGAACAATCATACCAGTTCTTGTACCACCAAAGTCAGAAGCAATTTGTTTTGTCCAAGTAAAAGGAGCATCAAATGCTACAGCCCAACCTGCAGCCATATGAGGGAATGTATTTGGTAATCCCCAATCATCCATTAAAGGAATTAGGTCTTCAACTTTTTCTTCTACAAAGTTAAAGTAAGTCATTTCGTTGTACATACCTACCATGCCACCTTCAGCACTTGTACCGTTATCACCAGCAACAAATACAATAATAGTATTGTCTAGCTCTCCAATTTCATCAATGGCATCTACTAAACGACCGATTTCAAAATCTGTCATTTCTACAAAGCCAGAAAATACTTCAGCCTGACGAGCAAATAACTTTCTCTCGTTGTCTGTTAATTTCTTCCAGTCTTTAATAGCTTCAGGTTTAGGACCTAAATTTGTGTTTTTAGGAATAATACCGTTCGCTTTCATTTTAGCTACAGTTTCTTCTCTAATAACATCCCATCCTTTATCAAATTGTCCTTTGTACTTATCAGACCATTCTTTAGAAACGTGGTGAGGAGCATGAACTGCACCTGTAGAAAAGTATACAAAGAAAGGCTTATCTGGCGTCATAGATTGTTGTGCCTTTACCCAGTTAATTGCCTGATTGGTCATATCTGTAGTAAAGTGATAATTTTCTTCTTTAGGAGGGTTTACTTTTTTAACGCCATCAAAAATAAGAGGAGCCCATTGGTCCGTTTCTCCACCAATAAAGCCGTAGAATTTATCAAAACCTTGGCGAGTAGGCCAACGGTCAAAAGGACCAGAAACACTAGTTTCCCAAGCAGCAGTTTCGTGCCACTTACCAAAAGCAGCAGTACTGTACCCATTTAATCGCATTGTTTCTGCCAGCGGAGCAACACTAGCAGGCAATGAACCTGTATTGCCTGGGTAGGCCGTAGAAGTTTCCATAATAGAACCTGTATTACAAGTATGATGATTTCTACCTGTTTTAATAGCCATTCTTGTTGGAGAACACAAAGACGTAGTATTGAAATTATTATATCTCAAACCACCATTTGATAACCTATCCATTGTTGGTGTATTAATAGGACCTCCAAAAGCGGAAGTTGCTCCCATTCCTAAGTCATCTATTAAAACAATAACAACGTTTGGAGCTTCTTTTGGGGCTTTTACTTCAAAGCGTTTTGGTGGCTTTGTATTTCGAGCATCAAGTTCTGTATACGTTTTTGCTTCTGGTTCTACAATAGGTAAAATTTCTCGATTAATATTGTCTTGAGCATACGCTGATGAAAAGAGCGTTACTATTAGAGACAAAACCAGTAGTGATTTTTGTTTCATGTTTGAAGGTTTATTTTAAAATAGAATATGAACAGCTCTTTGGCATAATGATAAATGAAAAAGATAAATAGAGTAACGTTATATTTTTCAATTCTAGTTCAATGTTTAATACAACACAAGTCTATTTTTAGGAAAAAGATTTTTCAAAATGCTATTGAGATTTACTCAATCGTTTACACAGTAATATTAAGGTTATAAAAGATTATTTTGTTGGAGTATTAAATGCCAGTAAGAGAAGTTTATTAACCTTACGTAAGGTCTTTATAAAGCAGGTGATTTACAAATATTTTGATTTCTTTTTGTGTGTAATTCTAATAAATTGATTTGTGTTAAGTGAAATTATTTTTATAACGAAAAAAGGTTCAAGCCTTGCCATTGCAAAAACTTAAACCTTTCTTATTGTAATAAAATATTTTTTATAAAATCACCACTTTTTTACTTGGTATTTTAATCCAACTTTTTTGTTGATTTTCGAGTTCTATAGAAAGTACATACGTACCTTGGTGTACATTATCTATTCTAAGATCTAGTACATTTCCTGCTTTTTTATTCCACCTTTTTATGGTTTGTCCATTAAGGTTAGTCAAAGAAATTAAGCATCTTTTATAAGGAACTTCGCTCAGTTCAATAATCATATGATGACTTGCAGGGTTAGGATAAATTTTAATTTCAGAGTTTAAGTATTCATCTCCAAAATCAGTAATAATAATTTGTTCTTTAGCAGAACGAACTCTTGTATTAATGTATTCTTGAATGCCATAATCAACATGCCCTCCTATAGAAGTAATAAAAGATTCATCATAGTCTGTTACTGTCCATCCGTAGTTTTTAGTGTACCATGTATCTGCAGCAACGGCAGCTCTTAATAGATCATGTTGTACCTCAAAATAAGGATCCAAATCAGCACTATTAAAAGTAGAATCTATAAAATTACTTAAGTAGCTATTGTATTGATTACTATATGTAGCATTGGCTAAAATCTTTTTTGATAATGGTCTTGCTTCATCTTCTTTAGGCCAATTATTAATATCTCTATTGCCCCAATCTTTATCCACCCAATCAATGCCGTATGTATTGTCTAAGTCATAAGGGATGTAGGTCCAAAGATTAGTAGTTTCATTCCAATAAACATAGAAGTTATTCTTGTTGTAAGAGTTGTTATCCCAATGACCGGATAGTTGTTCTATGGCTAATGTTTTGATGAATTTATCGACATCAAAATTTCTATCTAGATATTCACTTAGAGCGTTATCATTTAAGATATTTAAGCTATCAAGAAAGCTAGCCAATTCATCTCTGTCATCTTCGTCTCCTTCCTCTAATTCATAAATATCATCATTCATGTAGAGGTTAGGGTCGTTTACCATGTCGGCACCAAAACTGGCTTTGTACAATTTACCGCTATCATCATCAAAGCGATTGGCTAGAAATAAATCATCAATTTGTTCTGTGTTGAGATATAGACCATAATAATCTCCATTAATATAAAGCCGAACGTGACTAGACCTTGCGGCAGGAATATCCTCATCTCTAAAAAACATCAATAAAGATTTTTCTCTTGATAGAGTAGGGTCATTATGTTCAGCACGAAGATTGAATTTTTTCTGTTCATGGAAAGTTCTTCCTTTCTCAAATTTATTAAATGAGATTTTAAAAGACTTTTTTGGAGCATAGCGAGATGTATTACCTCTTAAACGGATACCTACATTGTGTAAAGAATCTGAAAGCATTGAGTTTTCAAATTCAAAAACACATTCTTTGTACTCTCTATTTTCTTCGTTACCAGGTGCTAGCAAAAAATCCAAATCACTTTGGTTCATTGTGATATCGACTCGATTTATTTCATCTTCTGGAAACAATATGCCATTCTCTGGGTTAAGATTTTGGGCAAGTGTTATAAAATATGAAATAAAAAGAAAAATTGTCAGTAAAATTCTTTTCATCAGTAGCTGTAAGTTTATTTCGTAACTAAAGTTAACTATATTTGCCGTGTTATTGACAGGGAAGCTGCGGGGACAATTTACCACATCTTCTTTTAACCTGCAATACAGTATGTTAAATACCACAACACAACCGTAGTCGATGAAGATTGATTTAAACAACTTCGAGAGATTTGAGGCAAGGCACAATGCGCCCAACAATACTCAAATTGAAGAAATGCTAACTGCTTTAGGAGTCGCAGATATTGATGAGTTAATAGCTCAAACTGTTCCTGAAAAAATTCGTCTAAAAAAGGGATTAAACCTTCCTGAACCATTAACTGAATACCAATTTTTGCGTCAGTTTAGAACTGTTGCAGAAAAGAACAAAATCTACCGTTCTTACATTGGTATGGGGTATTACAACACAATTACACCCCCAGTAATTTTAAGAAACATCTTAGAAAATCCAGGTTGGTACACGGCATATACACCGTACCAAGCAGAGATTGCACAAGGGCGTTTAGAAATGCTTTTGAACTTCCAAACAATGGTAACAGACCTTACAGGTATGGAACTAGCAAATGCTTCTTTATTAGATGAAGCAACTGCGGCAGGTGAGGTAGTTCATATGTTTCATGGAGCTAGAAAAGGTGCTAAAAAGAAAGTTGCAAATAAATTCTTTGCAGCAGATTCTGTGCACCCTCAGACACTAGATTTAATAAAAACACGCTGTACGCCAATTGGTGTTGAGCTTGTTATTGGTGATGTTTCACAGTTAGACCTTACAGACGAGACACTTTTTGGTGTTCTTGTACAATACCCAGATACAAACGGTGCAATTTCAGACTATACTGATTTTATTGCTACTGCTCACGAAAATGGTGTATTAGTAGGTATGGCTTCAGACCTTTTAGCATTAACAATGTTGAAAGAGCCAGGAGAAATGGATGCTGATGCAGTGGTAGGTTCTGCACAACGTTTTGGTGTTCCTATGGGTTATGGTGGACCTCATGCAGGTTTCCTTGCTACAAGAGATGCATACAAACGTCAAATTCCAGGTCGTATTATCGGAGTATCGAAAGATAGAGACGGTAATGAGGCATACAGAATGGCATTGCAGACTCGTGAACAACATATTAAGCGTGAACGTGCAACTTCTAATATTTGTACAGCACAAGTATTATTGGGCGTTATGGCTTCTGCTTATGCAGTGTATCACGGTCCAGAAGGATTGAAAACAATTGCACGCCGTACACACGGAATGGCCAATTTATTGGTTACTTCAGTTGAACAATTAGGTTTAGAAATAGTAAATAAAGACTACTTCGATACCGTAAAAATAAAAACAACACCTCTTCAGGCAAAAGCAATTAAGTTACTTGCAGAAGAGCGTTTAGCAAACTTCCGTTATTTTGAGGATGGGTGTATTGGTTTATCTATGAACCAAACTACAGACGTTTCTCATATTGCTGATTTAGTAGATATCTTC includes:
- a CDS encoding glycosyl hydrolase, whose product is MKTRLLLWSFIISSLFYFDTHAQITPVGQGSYTTTFPGPAVQGRREQPRGLGFGTKATPKVSSNLDGVPIPTNDWWSTLLWTTYNSSSHGWGFYAYPLSYRSKPDGLAIEYTIPISSERNNKQPMSEVAPIVVGVEGLGTSESLVDNFSDWTVTAAWFEGNHNFKATIGMAMPFTYFEKSPSEVASVKLNFPSPVTIQGNILIIEDNYNGADYAVYGPDGTTWTKVGNSYTSNLNGKTYWSIAHLPEGVDIQTAVNELKQYAYVFPKNTTVDWQYNDATATMTTNFNIEVDVKEGLNNQFLMGLLPHQWGNLPTGAPVLHSYSYPSVRGEIKSMVANTYTIDHKFQGILPTLPNLGKYSNSYSQSELYKIVDDVSGGSLATWTDSYNDGKKMNRLAQLAHIADQLGNETAKEKLVTTVKERIEDWLSAESDETDFIMYYDEDWKALLGFPAGHGQDYNLNDHHFHWGYFIHMAAMIEQYEPGWADQWGEMVNLLVRDASAYDHNDEMFPYLRNFSPYAGHCWANGSSTDPNGNDQESSSESMQFHSALIHWGEVTGNKEIRDLGIYLYTTELSAIEEYWWDVNDRTFQPELGYEAVSRIWGAGYDAETFWTLDIGPMWGINFLPIHGGSLYLGYRPELVQTLWDDITANTGILNREQNPNIWYDIYWMYLSFVDPEKALDYFEGYQDYSIEFGESKAHTYYWLHNMVALGQVDVSITANHPIASVFDKNGDKTYVAHNYSNQTIMVTYSDGTLLEVPARSTATSKDVPLDVTITNPFNGQKFPTDANITLNATVERGTPDKVEFYDGETLLGTTTSSPYSITLPNVQDYVYNYNVRAYIGNEYKQSKYASVQVGLGIPQDPYAASPASIPGTLFSGQYDQGGQNVAYYDVSPYNEGDARTDEYVDVSVSQSEGLSVGWIDKNEWLEYTINATQTGMYDVEFKVASGLSEGGGPLHLEVDEVSLGTPVAINYTGDWGAWQSVEIKGIPINQGEHIVRLVADGGGFNLGRFIFTRTGEITDQEAPTTPENLTVTNKGVDYLTIAWDTATDNIGVSGYQLSLNGAAITTVNSLNYTFNGLTDNTPYTISVAAIDNTNNTSIASTLTETTLPIILDEEPPTEISRLAIENVDVATLSLSWSPATDNIGVVGYQVLSNGNLLAQTNDTIISLSNLSPSTTYILDVIALDASGNTSSTVSISATTLDDVLAPEFTTAITLQKATQETLTINWAAAFDNVGVAGYEIYLDGVFHGSTVDTNYSFSGLTAETNYSIEVLASDFQGNVSAPLTNTFSTSPLQVVCTGGPDNNDYTYEVSNEESNPTITFIPSRAGVGTTTVLLYYKVNNGGLGGYIVSANSPYTINANAEDTIEFYYTYSITEGGERNTAATPHTVTIGECGGSSGGGNDIQAPTTPLNLLASTITTNSASITWSASSDNIGVIGYDIVVNGSITSSTATQTTLSDLIKNTAYTVNVIAKDAAGNTSVAATTNFTTLDDSTGGESGNCSGSDANGDYTYELSNVNGKTTITFIPSRTGIANSTLIVYYAGSAGAGHPGYFFTTNTAHPTTIDAGNDIHFYFTYNVPEGGERNTAATPHLENTSNCNNNGGGNESDTESPSSPSNLTTSAVTTSSFTINWNASSDNVGVIGYDIYLNNVFVSSTTSISYSFAQLTDDINYSVKVVAKDAAGNTNESAISVTTTTDNSNSGSYTCDGDAGFTTTGTVDYYYTVAYEGNNVVIGFEPKRNGVGNGTHLIIANGAGYPMNNDGDGTYSYTLSNTAAVNFYFVYNVPEGGERNGSTAMHTCSSSGSRYITLEEELKDISLSIYPNPAQHQLHLDFTSTAEDEEFEIRIINLGNGQVKEMMKSKKLSNTFNVSDYSSGIYLIEITSVHHYSTKKWIKQ
- a CDS encoding ligand-binding sensor domain-containing protein produces the protein MKATLLSIFLTIYCGILFGQQLSKLPKIRNFQKNEYKALPQSWAIVQDNKGIIYFGNNDGLLQFDGENWTIYPLPNKSIVRSILFKNDTIYVGGQGEIGYFSLKGDNTLIYHSLSDQLHKIDFEDVWNIVEDKDGGVVFHSQQNDYQYKGNVLTKIPHHEGEYLFRVKHLLISSEDHLLKEFNFDVPIRSIQVNSDEHFLLFSRDKGIYLYNHKEIKEWHNKTLQVIQKAGIYSVIPLSTSGNVKHYAIGSVKNGVFIINENGKIVSHYNKENGLANNTVLAMYQDRDNELWCGLDNGISKIDLFSPVSYYSDNINFNPSVYSAQFYKSNYYIGTNQGVFKRSKKGVKHNKVKGIEDQVWKIFIWNDQLYVAHNHGLSVLKNDIFQPIFTLEGVWDGQVLLSDKNSLLIGTYKGFRLVDNKNNVSDIIEGLDVTARIFIQLKNNEIWMSHGYKGVYKCILSQDQKSFSTVEFYNKSNGLPSSIFNNVFKVQDELYVGALHGICKYNNQKNQFEITNNIKGYNSTDTTHIKYLKMDNSERLWMLSNLNFTISNKDNNLVLNNFIGNFVAGFEFVKEQNKNEFIIGLEEGYAVLSIDSYDKTALPLETLISTIQVGNKIEHLRTSSKEKRTTEIPFNKNQITFNFTNPYYKNLDYNQYRYYLKGFEKDWSEWSTKNAKTYSFLNEGKYSFLVQSRNVNNALSNVTTYSFEIAPPWYRSTFAYVLYLILFISFFLFTILFLRHRAKREKRYLMLKQTNDMHELEYKLMKEVTSSQEEIVKLKNEKLKTEINSKNEELAAVTMAIMQKNQGLQSIKDKLQEKYNASKDREIRQIIKKIDEATDVENDWDEFSIRFDQVYDNFFEKLKAKYAELTHRDVQICAYLKMKLTSKEIANTLNITVRSVEQSRYRLRKKMNLSHEENLLDKILSI